A stretch of the Tautonia marina genome encodes the following:
- a CDS encoding arylsulfatase: MIDRSRIRHVLRQWGTLASVVLFVAPLAVAAANAEDEPRRPNIVIILADDLGYSDLGCFGGEIETPNLDRLAENGLRFSQFTNTARCCPTRAALLTGLYQHQAGVGHMVGDRGLPSYQGYLNDRCVTIAEALRPAGYATLMAGKWHVGSAPGRWPLDRGFDRYYGTPSGGGVYFKDTLQIRTEVFFVEDDQRVEFPDDGYVTNVFTDHAIRFARDAAASDRPFFLYLAHIAPHWPLQALPEDIAKYEGRYDLGWDAVREARYQRQLKMGLIDPQWPLSPRDPEAAPWSDLSDDARAERARRMAIYAAQVDRLDQSVGRLVTALREADALDNTLILFLSDNGCSAEGGPGGFSRGEPGAPLGSGLSYASAGLEWANACDTPFRKFKMSTHEGGIATPFIAHWPRGIDRNGQIEHQPGHVIDLMPTCLALAEATYPKTRNGTPTLPLEGHSLVPAFAGEPIDRGAIFWEHQGNRAVRLGDWKLVAPHGEPWELYNLTLDRTELNNLAEAHPETVVELSALYDAWADRCGVAPWPIAR, translated from the coding sequence ATGATCGATCGTTCCAGAATTCGACACGTGCTTCGACAATGGGGAACCCTTGCCTCGGTGGTCCTGTTCGTGGCCCCCCTCGCGGTCGCGGCCGCGAACGCCGAGGACGAGCCGCGGCGACCGAACATCGTTATCATCCTTGCCGACGACCTGGGCTATTCCGATCTCGGCTGCTTCGGCGGCGAAATCGAGACGCCGAACCTCGACCGCCTGGCCGAGAATGGCCTCCGCTTCTCCCAGTTCACCAACACCGCCCGCTGCTGCCCGACCCGGGCGGCCTTGCTCACCGGCCTCTATCAGCACCAGGCGGGGGTCGGGCACATGGTGGGCGACCGAGGATTGCCGTCGTATCAAGGCTACCTCAACGACCGATGCGTCACGATTGCCGAGGCCCTCCGCCCCGCCGGCTACGCGACCCTGATGGCCGGCAAGTGGCACGTCGGCTCAGCCCCCGGCCGATGGCCGCTCGACCGAGGCTTCGACCGCTACTACGGCACCCCCTCCGGCGGCGGCGTCTACTTCAAGGACACGCTCCAGATCCGCACCGAAGTCTTCTTTGTCGAGGACGACCAGCGCGTCGAGTTCCCCGACGACGGCTACGTCACCAATGTCTTCACCGATCACGCCATCCGGTTCGCTCGGGATGCCGCCGCCTCCGATCGTCCGTTTTTCCTCTACCTCGCCCACATCGCCCCCCACTGGCCCTTGCAGGCCCTCCCCGAAGACATCGCCAAATATGAAGGCCGCTACGACCTCGGATGGGATGCCGTCCGCGAGGCCCGTTACCAACGACAACTCAAGATGGGCCTGATCGACCCGCAATGGCCCCTCAGCCCCCGAGACCCGGAGGCCGCCCCCTGGAGCGACCTTTCCGACGACGCACGCGCCGAACGCGCCCGCCGCATGGCCATTTATGCCGCTCAGGTCGATCGGCTCGACCAGTCCGTCGGGCGGCTCGTCACAGCACTCCGCGAGGCCGACGCCCTGGACAACACGCTCATCCTCTTCCTCTCCGACAACGGCTGCTCCGCCGAGGGCGGTCCCGGCGGCTTCAGCCGGGGAGAGCCGGGCGCCCCGCTCGGCTCCGGCCTCTCCTACGCCAGCGCCGGCCTGGAATGGGCCAACGCCTGCGACACCCCCTTCCGCAAGTTCAAGATGAGCACCCACGAAGGCGGGATCGCCACCCCGTTCATCGCCCACTGGCCCCGAGGCATCGACCGCAACGGGCAGATTGAGCACCAACCCGGCCACGTCATCGACCTCATGCCCACCTGCCTCGCACTGGCCGAGGCCACCTACCCCAAGACGCGCAACGGCACCCCGACCTTACCGCTCGAAGGCCACAGCCTCGTCCCCGCCTTCGCGGGCGAACCCATCGACCGCGGAGCGATCTTCTGGGAACACCAGGGGAACCGCGCCGTCCGCCTGGGCGACTGGAAGCTCGTCGCCCCTCACGGGGAACCGTGGGAACTGTACAACCTGACCCTCGACCGTACCGAGTTGAACAACCTGGCCGAAGCCCATCCCGAAACGGTTGTCGAACTGTCTGCCCTCTACGATGCGTGGGCCGATCGCTGCGGCGTCGCCCCCTGGCCCATTGCAAGGTAG